A section of the Methanosarcina mazei S-6 genome encodes:
- a CDS encoding DUF1638 domain-containing protein → MPVLSIISCRMFEDELAHIISSDKEMKQLIVVENKDSFGLLRKLRSDNCLPRTSPLDRVPFLLGNGHGSGFMTISKPLLILPFFRKIHEKMKIKAAQELTVVVNLLKLGLHDDIEILRSEVYKNIKEMTSFSDGILLFYCSCGGAFENLEENCLEFDCPLYWFKDGNEEVVVDCISAAIGGNAAYDELMYTCRGTGALYFTSMWASSWKEMREERKKSRNFNENYLKDPRYSRVVKLDTGLSYDPDFHKNVRDFARTFDMEIIEVKGSVELAEKSYRTAKKGVVQHTLK, encoded by the coding sequence ATGCCCGTACTGAGTATTATCTCTTGCAGGATGTTTGAGGATGAGCTTGCCCATATAATCTCCAGTGATAAGGAAATGAAGCAGTTAATTGTGGTGGAAAACAAGGATAGTTTCGGGCTGCTCCGGAAACTCAGGTCCGATAACTGCCTGCCCAGAACATCGCCCCTGGATAGGGTTCCTTTTCTCCTGGGAAACGGGCACGGCTCTGGCTTCATGACTATTTCAAAACCCCTGCTTATACTTCCTTTTTTCAGGAAAATTCACGAGAAGATGAAGATTAAAGCGGCTCAAGAACTGACAGTGGTTGTGAACCTCCTGAAGCTAGGACTTCATGATGATATTGAGATCCTCAGGTCTGAAGTCTACAAAAATATCAAGGAGATGACCTCTTTTTCAGACGGAATCCTTCTCTTTTACTGCAGTTGCGGAGGAGCCTTTGAGAATCTGGAAGAGAATTGTTTGGAATTTGACTGCCCCCTTTACTGGTTTAAAGATGGAAATGAGGAAGTTGTGGTAGACTGCATAAGCGCCGCTATCGGAGGAAATGCCGCCTATGATGAACTCATGTACACCTGCAGGGGGACTGGTGCTCTCTATTTCACGTCCATGTGGGCTTCAAGCTGGAAAGAGATGAGGGAAGAAAGGAAGAAATCCCGGAACTTCAACGAGAATTACCTGAAGGACCCGAGATATTCACGAGTGGTAAAACTCGATACAGGTCTTTCATACGACCCGGATTTCCACAAAAACGTCCGGGATTTTGCCCGCACTTTCGATATGGAAATCATTGAAGTAAAGGGAAGTGTGGAACTTGCAGAGAAGTCTTACAGGACAGCTAAAAAAGGCGTTGTCCAGCATACACTGAAATGA
- a CDS encoding MerR family transcriptional regulator, whose amino-acid sequence MPVDQIPIGKFSLMTRLSQKALRLYDSKELLVPEVKDSFTGYRYYTVPQIELGMKIKTFTFLGFSLEEISMLLDAESKGNNEFIETCFRKRLEEVRLEAGKLQRIEGILQGACRQNGKVKEIFKMSITEPVIKEIPELRVLSKREKGNFVETIGKLIGEICVCVSSPENQRNRVKTTGPIMFLCHDEEYKETGADIEIALPVSGRLSVEDPIMEIKTLPAVRAVSVIYRGPYPGVEAAYKKIFSYAEENNLETMMPSRELYFNDPAEVPEEELMTEVQVRIRER is encoded by the coding sequence ATGCCAGTCGATCAGATCCCAATCGGAAAATTTTCCCTTATGACCCGTCTCTCCCAGAAAGCTCTCAGGCTCTATGATAGTAAAGAGCTGCTTGTTCCGGAAGTAAAAGACTCTTTTACAGGCTACCGTTACTATACGGTTCCCCAGATCGAGCTGGGAATGAAAATCAAGACCTTTACTTTCCTGGGATTTTCCCTTGAGGAAATTTCCATGCTTCTGGACGCAGAAAGCAAAGGAAATAATGAATTTATTGAGACCTGTTTCAGGAAGAGGCTTGAGGAAGTCCGGCTGGAGGCAGGAAAGCTGCAGAGGATCGAGGGCATTTTGCAGGGCGCCTGCAGACAGAATGGAAAAGTTAAGGAGATATTCAAAATGTCAATTACAGAACCCGTTATTAAAGAGATTCCTGAGCTGCGAGTATTGAGCAAACGTGAAAAAGGGAACTTTGTAGAAACTATAGGAAAACTAATTGGCGAAATCTGTGTATGTGTTAGCAGCCCTGAAAACCAGCGTAACCGTGTAAAAACTACAGGTCCTATTATGTTCCTTTGCCACGACGAGGAATACAAAGAAACAGGTGCGGATATAGAGATTGCACTTCCGGTTTCAGGAAGGCTCTCAGTGGAAGATCCCATAATGGAAATAAAGACACTGCCTGCTGTAAGAGCAGTTTCCGTTATTTACAGGGGCCCATACCCCGGGGTTGAAGCAGCTTATAAAAAGATTTTTTCCTATGCAGAAGAAAACAATCTGGAGACAATGATGCCGAGCAGGGAACTTTATTTCAATGACCCTGCTGAAGTCCCGGAAGAAGAACTGATGACTGAGGTCCAAGTCCGGATCAGAGAGAGATAA
- a CDS encoding PKD domain-containing protein: MTVVSPYDPDPQSPEYAPDAEFSADVTSGYVPLTVKFTDESTGNPTEWKWNFGDGSDIIDGTTSDYQNPTHTYKKAGIYEVKETAINSAGRNTEIKTGYITVKSLEQISEKEPDAEFSVDVTSGYAPLTVKFTDKSSGNPTEWKWNFGDGSPIIDGFTLTYQNPTHTYEKAGVYEVKETAINSAGRNTEIKAGYITVKPSDDSDLQPSKHTPNAEFFADITSGYAPLAVKFTDKSSGNPTEWKWNFGDGSPIIDGTTSDYQNPTHTYEKAGVYEVKETAINSVGRNTEIKTEYITVKSSKDIENTDYSGSQISDEKYFTRDSQDESDTETDVPPQTQIIETITQFYTTHVEDISTTFIDDKDTNTIYNNPSSDPSNGDSIVNNIITVIGSIISAVIVAYIQTKRK; encoded by the coding sequence ATCACTGTTGTATCTCCTTATGATCCAGATCCCCAATCTCCAGAATATGCTCCAGATGCTGAGTTTTCTGCAGATGTAACCTCTGGATATGTACCTTTGACTGTAAAGTTTACCGACGAAAGTACAGGGAATCCCACCGAATGGAAATGGAATTTTGGAGACGGCTCTGATATAATAGATGGAACTACTTCAGATTATCAAAATCCGACTCACACATATAAAAAAGCTGGAATTTATGAAGTAAAAGAAACAGCAATTAATTCTGCAGGTAGAAACACAGAGATAAAAACAGGGTATATCACTGTAAAATCTCTTGAGCAAATCTCCGAGAAAGAACCTGACGCTGAATTTTCTGTAGATGTAACCTCTGGATATGCTCCTTTAACTGTAAAGTTTACCGACAAAAGTTCAGGGAATCCCACTGAATGGAAATGGAACTTTGGCGATGGATCTCCGATAATCGATGGATTTACCTTAACTTATCAGAATCCGACCCATACCTATGAAAAAGCTGGAGTGTATGAGGTTAAAGAGACAGCAATTAATTCAGCAGGTAGAAATACAGAGATAAAAGCAGGATATATTACTGTAAAACCTTCTGATGATTCTGACCTCCAACCTTCAAAACATACCCCAAATGCTGAGTTTTTTGCAGATATAACCTCTGGATATGCTCCTTTGGCTGTAAAGTTTACCGACAAAAGTTCAGGGAATCCCACTGAATGGAAATGGAACTTTGGCGATGGATCTCCGATAATAGATGGTACTACTTCTGATTATCAGAATCCGACTCATACCTATGAAAAAGCTGGAGTATATGAGGTAAAAGAGACAGCAATTAATTCAGTAGGTAGAAACACAGAGATAAAAACAGAGTATATTACTGTAAAATCTTCTAAAGATATTGAGAATACCGATTATTCTGGATCCCAAATATCAGACGAAAAATATTTTACAAGAGATTCTCAGGACGAATCTGATACGGAGACAGATGTGCCCCCACAAACTCAAATAATCGAGACTATAACACAGTTTTATACAACTCATGTTGAAGATATTAGTACTACTTTTATTGATGATAAGGATACAAATACTATTTATAATAACCCAAGTTCTGATCCTAGCAATGGAGATTCCATTGTTAATAATATTATTACTGTTATTGGTTCTATTATTAGTGCAGTTATTGTTGCCTATATCCAAACTAAAAGAAAATGA
- a CDS encoding PKD domain-containing protein — protein sequence MSKIIPKKVNKRDRLDLIISTLTAPLLFIIIFSSIVLIAVAQIDGVEEYTTDTEYAPDAEFSADVIWGYAPLTVKFTDESTGNPTEWKWNFGDGSPIIDGTTSDYQNPTHTYEKAGVYEVKETAINSAGRNTEIKPHYITVKSPEEIDDSDYSGFQTSEEEPDAEFSADITSGYAPLTVKFTDESTGHPTE from the coding sequence ATGTCAAAAATAATACCGAAGAAGGTAAATAAAAGGGATAGATTAGATCTAATCATTTCAACTTTAACAGCCCCTCTTTTATTTATAATTATATTTTCCTCTATTGTTTTGATAGCTGTTGCACAAATTGATGGCGTAGAAGAGTATACAACCGACACAGAATACGCTCCAGATGCTGAGTTTTCTGCAGATGTAATCTGGGGATATGCACCTTTGACTGTAAAGTTTACTGACGAAAGTACAGGAAATCCTACTGAATGGAAATGGAACTTTGGCGATGGATCTCCGATAATAGATGGTACTACTTCTGATTATCAGAATCCGACTCATACCTATGAAAAAGCTGGAGTATATGAGGTAAAAGAGACAGCCATCAACTCGGCAGGTAGAAACACAGAGATAAAACCACATTATATCACTGTAAAGTCTCCTGAGGAGATCGACGATTCTGATTATTCTGGATTCCAAACCTCAGAAGAAGAACCTGATGCTGAATTCTCTGCAGATATAACCTCGGGATATGCACCTTTGACTGTAAAGTTTACTGATGAAAGTACAGGGCACCCCACTGAGTAG
- a CDS encoding serine hydrolase domain-containing protein translates to MRGNGSSKFIELLVFLLILLAASGCVETPDSGNEPASVNESATYWPTEEWRTSTPEQQGMDSEELAGALDYIQENDINIHSLLIIRNGYVVTDAYFYPFSNGSVHDVASVTKSFTGTLIGIAISEGYIAGVNQPVLDFFPNHTVANVDANKKAMTLEDLLTMRSGLECVNEPYEVTTEQMEKSPDWIQFALDLPMAEEPGTRFVYCSSNSHLLSGIISETTGMNESDYAQERLFEPLGISNFIWPSDPQGNNRGWGDLHLTPHDMAKLGYLYLNNGKWDGKQIVPAEWVSESTREQVSLGEDEGYGYQWWVPDDDLPERYDARGRGTQLITVVPEENLIIVTTGGGFNADETAPFLVSALKSDQPLPENPVAYERLQEKIDAVAEPPEPEPAKPLPETAKEIEGKTYILDSNPLDLQSLSLTFDEEKGEALLIVGLPENQTLEYLLGLDNVYRFSPGEYGLPAAGKGSWESDNVFVAYIDEVANINHYKVTTTFQDDQVTILLQDPTWFGDVEFGGRLESGSEREAAARNNTSS, encoded by the coding sequence ATGAGGGGTAATGGGAGTTCGAAATTTATCGAATTACTTGTGTTTTTATTGATTCTGCTTGCAGCCTCCGGTTGTGTTGAGACTCCTGATTCAGGCAACGAACCGGCTTCAGTCAATGAGTCTGCAACATACTGGCCAACCGAAGAATGGAGAACTTCAACGCCTGAACAGCAAGGGATGGACTCTGAAGAACTGGCCGGAGCCCTTGATTACATACAGGAAAATGACATTAACATCCACAGCCTGTTGATTATACGCAATGGATATGTTGTAACTGATGCCTATTTCTATCCTTTTTCTAATGGTTCAGTACACGATGTCGCTTCCGTTACCAAGAGTTTTACAGGGACCCTGATAGGTATCGCAATTTCCGAAGGGTACATTGCCGGTGTCAATCAACCAGTTCTGGATTTTTTCCCGAATCATACTGTTGCGAATGTTGATGCAAATAAAAAGGCAATGACTCTTGAAGACCTTCTTACAATGAGATCGGGCCTGGAATGCGTTAATGAGCCTTACGAAGTTACTACTGAGCAGATGGAGAAGAGTCCTGACTGGATCCAGTTTGCGCTTGACCTGCCCATGGCAGAAGAACCGGGAACCCGTTTTGTCTACTGCAGCAGTAACTCACATCTCCTCTCGGGAATTATCAGTGAGACCACAGGCATGAACGAATCTGATTATGCTCAGGAGCGACTTTTTGAGCCCCTTGGAATCTCCAATTTCATCTGGCCCTCTGACCCTCAAGGAAATAACCGCGGCTGGGGTGATCTGCATTTGACCCCTCATGATATGGCAAAGCTCGGCTATCTCTATCTTAATAACGGGAAATGGGATGGAAAACAGATAGTGCCGGCAGAATGGGTTTCCGAATCAACGCGTGAGCAGGTCTCTCTGGGAGAGGACGAGGGATATGGTTATCAGTGGTGGGTTCCAGACGATGACCTTCCTGAACGTTATGACGCAAGGGGCCGTGGGACTCAACTAATAACTGTCGTGCCTGAAGAAAATCTCATAATTGTGACAACGGGCGGTGGCTTTAACGCAGATGAGACAGCTCCTTTCCTTGTTTCTGCTCTGAAATCAGACCAGCCTCTGCCTGAAAATCCCGTCGCCTATGAAAGGCTTCAGGAAAAAATAGATGCCGTTGCAGAACCTCCTGAGCCTGAACCTGCGAAGCCTCTGCCTGAAACGGCAAAAGAAATTGAAGGAAAAACATACATTCTCGATTCCAATCCTCTGGACCTTCAGTCTCTTTCTTTAACTTTTGATGAAGAAAAAGGAGAAGCTTTACTAATAGTGGGACTGCCGGAAAATCAGACGTTAGAATATCTTCTGGGGCTGGATAACGTCTATAGATTCTCTCCCGGAGAATATGGTTTACCTGCGGCAGGGAAAGGATCATGGGAGTCAGACAATGTTTTTGTTGCTTACATCGATGAGGTCGCAAATATAAATCATTATAAGGTAACTACTACTTTTCAGGACGATCAGGTAACCATACTGTTGCAGGATCCGACATGGTTTGGAGATGTAGAATTTGGCGGGAGGCTTGAAAGCGGCAGCGAACGGGAAGCGGCTGCAAGAAATAATACCAGCAGTTGA
- a CDS encoding PKD domain-containing protein, translated as MGKQKSDSMHKILSIFMMSIFLISITVASVSAQNGETLLPTEPDANVTEEVTPPEEVTPPEEVTPTEEATPPEEVTPPEEVTPTEEVTPTEEVTPPEEVTPPEEATPPEEVTPTEEVTPTEEVTPTEEVTPTEEVTPTEEVTPTEEVTPTGEIIVPVETIPQEDVVVSEDSVTVPEEAITVPEEDFTAPEIVSPLIETNGTVAIIDEETNTTSTLDVGPDTGGIAVGPDGTRAYVTNINNNTVSVINTINNSVEATINVGNYPSGIAFAGENAYVTNVNSNTVTVINTINNNVIGTINVGEKPGAIAVAGEKALVTNINNNTVTVINTINNNVTATINVGERPAGIAVAGDKAFVTNANSNTVTVINTINNNIIGTINVGSYPTGIAVTGDKAFVCNANSNTVTVINTINNNIIGTINVGEYPAAISIIGNEAHVTNFNSNTVTIINTINNNVISTAPARNIPVSTTGHCVCVVPVPKPPCPTCPCPTCPTVPKCPAANFTSNLILVVKFTDLSKDATRWYWTFGDGTNSTEQNPIHVYSKPGSYRVNLTVSNSNCTITKSNVVNVCNNTSSIR; from the coding sequence ATGGGGAAACAAAAGTCTGACAGTATGCACAAGATATTAAGCATTTTCATGATGTCTATCTTTTTAATATCAATAACTGTTGCATCAGTTAGCGCACAGAACGGGGAAACGTTATTACCGACAGAACCAGACGCTAACGTTACAGAAGAAGTGACACCTCCCGAAGAAGTGACGCCTCCTGAAGAAGTAACACCAACAGAAGAAGCGACACCTCCTGAAGAAGTGACACCTCCCGAAGAAGTGACACCAACAGAAGAAGTAACACCAACAGAAGAAGTAACACCTCCTGAAGAAGTAACACCTCCTGAAGAAGCGACACCTCCTGAAGAAGTGACACCAACAGAAGAAGTGACACCAACAGAAGAAGTAACACCAACAGAAGAAGTAACACCAACAGAAGAAGTAACACCAACAGAAGAAGTGACACCAACAGAAGAAGTGACGCCCACTGGAGAAATAATAGTACCTGTTGAAACAATACCACAGGAGGATGTAGTAGTATCAGAAGATAGTGTAACAGTACCGGAGGAGGCTATAACAGTACCTGAGGAGGATTTTACAGCACCGGAAATCGTATCACCATTAATCGAAACTAACGGTACTGTCGCTATAATTGACGAAGAAACAAATACTACATCTACACTGGATGTAGGCCCTGATACCGGAGGAATTGCGGTCGGTCCAGATGGGACACGTGCATATGTAACTAACATTAACAACAATACGGTCTCAGTAATCAATACAATAAACAACAGTGTTGAAGCAACAATCAATGTTGGAAATTATCCTTCTGGAATTGCATTTGCAGGAGAAAATGCATATGTGACCAATGTAAATAGTAATACGGTCACTGTAATTAACACAATAAACAACAATGTTATAGGTACAATTAACGTTGGAGAAAAACCTGGTGCTATTGCAGTTGCAGGAGAAAAGGCGCTTGTGACCAATATTAACAACAATACTGTTACTGTAATTAACACAATAAATAACAACGTAACAGCTACAATTAATGTTGGCGAGCGTCCTGCTGGAATTGCAGTCGCAGGAGATAAAGCATTTGTAACTAATGCTAACAGCAATACTGTTACCGTGATTAACACGATAAATAACAACATTATAGGCACAATTAACGTTGGAAGCTATCCTACCGGAATTGCAGTCACGGGAGATAAGGCATTTGTTTGTAACGCTAACAGCAATACTGTTACTGTGATTAACACGATAAACAACAACATTATAGGCACAATTAATGTTGGAGAATATCCTGCTGCAATTTCAATAATAGGCAATGAGGCACACGTGACTAACTTTAACAGTAACACGGTCACTATAATTAATACGATAAATAACAATGTTATATCAACGGCGCCTGCACGCAATATTCCGGTTTCTACCACTGGACATTGTGTATGTGTTGTCCCGGTACCAAAACCGCCATGTCCCACATGCCCATGTCCTACATGTCCTACAGTACCAAAATGCCCTGCTGCAAACTTCACCAGCAATCTCATTCTTGTAGTGAAGTTTACGGACCTGTCAAAAGATGCAACCAGATGGTACTGGACCTTTGGAGACGGGACAAATTCAACTGAACAGAACCCTATACATGTATATAGTAAACCGGGCAGTTACAGGGTCAACCTGACAGTAAGCAACAGCAACTGTACAATTACGAAAAGTAATGTAGTCAACGTGTGTAACAACACCAGCAGCATAAGATAA
- a CDS encoding CRISPR-associated endonuclease Cas1 codes for MKTKFAQYHAFEGKKTRLEIAKRFIEAKLKGLKLFLIS; via the coding sequence ATAAAAACAAAATTTGCTCAGTATCATGCTTTTGAGGGTAAGAAAACAAGGCTAGAGATAGCAAAGAGGTTTATTGAGGCTAAACTAAAAGGTCTAAAGCTGTTCTTGATTTCCTGA
- a CDS encoding COR domain-containing protein: MTKEKVIQLIKEASKKNLLALYLDGYNLTELPPEIGRLENLKELNLYGNDLTELLPEVGKLKSLTELNLSRNHLTLLPPEIGELEQLTKFYSFYSQLVQLPSEIGKLKNLREIDLTGNQLTLLPSEIGELTKLTKLSLCHNNLKQLPSEIGKLENLENLDISNNQLTQLSPEISGLRNLVRLSLCHNNLTQLPQEIGKLENLEDLDISYNQLTQIPPEIGKFKDLKNLYLSGNHLTQLPPEIKKLKKLVKLDLSENEFTELPTEIAELTELKQLDVSYNPLISPPPEIVSMGLSSILTYLRQLKQSKTTENNEAKLILVGNGEVGKTCLTHRLITNEFAEDGITEGINISKWSTKAPDSSNSIIKLNIWDFGGQEIYHATHQFFLTTRSVYLLVWNARKAKDFNNIYSWLHTIEAFGGDSPIILVMSKMNESDDDLNLKDLKNKFPQIVDNFKIDSKDGKGISTLKEAISKIAWDLPLMRASWFDSWYKVRGTLEGLKDYWISYDEFYNICVSEGLDEENINTLDGYLHELGVILHFDDKLENMVILKPEWVTGAFYKILSTKSVLQREGKLLYSELRQIWDRETYPSNIYPQLMDLMNKFELAYELPDESSYLIPELLPKNAPNFIWDEKDNLCFFYCYDYFLPPGIITRFIVRMHHDIEKKENEMPMCWREGVVLKLENSRAFVEMKPDEKRIEIRIKGDNKREVLGFICNHLDHINASIKKVKLSKEIPCNCSANCLQRYPYEGLLKAETEKLENTICFTSSKQVSISSLLYGYKPQGNYEFGGKTPIVLINQVQTSSEANSISKAELKSEISINVNIDLKVELPYIRAEFDSLKDELENINPKLDRDMETIQDSLDEININSDKEKIVKPFNKLYRFLNKLADPNSDYNKVIKGTQKGIEIVQKVGRSYNKFAQWLAMPQIPDLFL, translated from the coding sequence ATGACGAAAGAAAAGGTAATTCAACTTATTAAAGAAGCTTCGAAAAAAAACCTTTTAGCGCTTTATTTAGATGGTTATAATCTGACTGAACTACCACCGGAAATAGGGAGACTTGAAAACCTTAAAGAACTTAATCTGTATGGAAATGATCTGACTGAACTGCTACCAGAAGTAGGAAAATTAAAAAGCCTTACAGAGCTAAACTTATCTAGGAATCATTTAACTCTACTACCACCAGAAATTGGGGAACTTGAACAACTCACAAAATTTTACTCATTCTATAGCCAGCTTGTGCAGTTGCCATCAGAAATTGGAAAACTTAAGAACCTTAGAGAAATTGACTTAACTGGCAATCAATTGACTTTGCTACCGTCTGAAATTGGGGAACTTACAAAACTTACAAAACTTTCTTTGTGCCATAACAATCTAAAACAGTTGCCATCTGAAATTGGAAAACTTGAGAATCTTGAGAATCTTGATATTTCTAATAATCAACTGACCCAACTATCTCCAGAGATATCTGGACTCAGGAATCTTGTGAGACTTTCCTTATGTCATAATAATTTAACTCAATTACCACAAGAAATTGGTAAACTTGAGAACCTTGAGGATCTTGATATTTCTTATAATCAGCTGACTCAAATACCGCCAGAAATTGGAAAATTTAAAGACCTTAAAAATCTGTATTTGTCTGGAAACCATCTGACTCAACTACCGCCTGAAATTAAAAAACTTAAAAAACTTGTAAAACTTGACTTATCTGAGAATGAGTTTACTGAACTACCAACTGAGATTGCAGAACTTACAGAACTTAAACAGCTTGACGTTTCTTATAATCCTTTAATTTCACCTCCGCCTGAAATTGTTTCTATGGGATTGAGCTCAATCCTCACTTATTTGAGACAATTGAAGCAATCAAAAACTACAGAAAACAATGAAGCAAAGTTAATACTAGTTGGTAACGGGGAAGTTGGGAAAACTTGCCTAACTCATAGATTAATTACCAATGAATTTGCGGAAGATGGGATAACTGAAGGAATAAATATATCAAAATGGAGCACTAAAGCTCCTGATTCTAGTAATAGTATAATCAAACTGAATATTTGGGACTTTGGTGGACAGGAAATCTATCATGCAACTCACCAGTTTTTCCTAACAACGCGTTCAGTTTATCTATTAGTATGGAACGCGAGGAAAGCAAAGGACTTTAACAATATCTATTCATGGTTGCACACAATTGAAGCTTTTGGTGGAGATAGCCCAATAATCCTTGTAATGAGCAAGATGAACGAAAGTGATGACGATTTAAATCTAAAAGATCTCAAAAATAAGTTCCCTCAAATTGTAGATAACTTCAAAATTGATAGTAAAGATGGCAAAGGAATCTCCACTCTAAAAGAAGCTATTAGTAAAATCGCTTGGGACCTTCCTTTAATGAGAGCTTCATGGTTTGATTCGTGGTACAAAGTACGTGGAACACTTGAAGGACTTAAAGATTATTGGATTTCTTACGATGAATTTTATAATATATGTGTTTCGGAAGGATTAGACGAAGAAAATATTAACACACTAGACGGATATTTACACGAACTAGGAGTAATTCTTCATTTTGATGATAAATTAGAAAATATGGTAATATTAAAACCTGAATGGGTTACAGGTGCATTTTATAAAATATTGTCAACAAAGTCCGTTCTCCAACGTGAAGGTAAATTGCTATACAGTGAATTACGCCAGATCTGGGACAGAGAAACATATCCATCCAATATTTACCCCCAATTAATGGACTTAATGAATAAATTTGAGCTTGCTTACGAACTTCCAGATGAAAGCAGCTATCTTATTCCTGAACTATTACCTAAAAACGCACCCAACTTTATATGGGACGAGAAAGATAATCTGTGCTTCTTTTATTGTTATGATTACTTTTTGCCTCCTGGTATAATTACCCGCTTTATTGTGCGAATGCATCATGATATCGAGAAAAAAGAGAATGAAATGCCTATGTGCTGGAGAGAAGGAGTGGTATTAAAGCTCGAAAATTCACGTGCTTTTGTAGAGATGAAGCCTGATGAGAAGCGGATTGAGATCAGAATAAAAGGTGATAATAAAAGGGAAGTATTAGGCTTTATCTGCAATCATCTTGACCACATCAATGCGTCCATAAAAAAGGTAAAACTCAGCAAAGAAATACCTTGTAACTGTTCAGCTAATTGTCTTCAAAGGTACCCATATGAAGGCTTGCTAAAAGCGGAAACTGAAAAATTGGAGAATACGATATGTTTTACTAGCAGCAAGCAAGTATCCATTTCGTCGCTATTATATGGTTACAAACCCCAAGGAAATTATGAATTCGGAGGTAAAACACCAATCGTCTTAATAAACCAAGTACAAACTAGTTCAGAAGCAAACTCAATCTCTAAAGCTGAACTAAAATCAGAAATTAGTATAAATGTCAATATAGATTTAAAGGTAGAACTACCATATATTCGAGCCGAGTTTGATAGTTTAAAAGACGAGCTTGAAAACATAAATCCTAAGCTTGATCGGGATATGGAAACAATTCAGGATAGTTTAGATGAGATAAACATTAATTCTGACAAAGAAAAGATAGTTAAACCTTTTAATAAGCTATATCGCTTCCTCAATAAATTGGCCGATCCTAATTCTGATTATAATAAAGTGATTAAAGGAACTCAAAAAGGCATAGAGATTGTACAAAAAGTTGGCAGAAGTTATAATAAATTCGCTCAGTGGCTTGCAATGCCTCAAATCCCTGATCTATTTCTTTAA
- a CDS encoding TFIIB-type zinc ribbon-containing protein codes for MTTTNTIKVCPFCNSPDITKNTKKRNYRCENCQRSFPANQVAMKKARNAGKA; via the coding sequence ATGACTACCACAAATACAATAAAAGTATGCCCGTTTTGCAATTCACCTGATATAACTAAAAACACGAAAAAGCGTAACTACCGATGCGAAAACTGCCAGAGATCATTTCCTGCGAATCAGGTAGCCATGAAGAAGGCGAGAAATGCAGGAAAAGCATAA
- a CDS encoding CRISPR-associated endonuclease Cas1, translating to MDAHVGFLHEITPSKNSLVYSLLDLL from the coding sequence CTGGATGCTCATGTAGGGTTTTTGCATGAAATCACACCAAGCAAAAATAGCTTAGTATATAGCCTACTTGACCTACTTTAA